The Paenibacillus swuensis genome contains the following window.
CTCCCAACAGAATCGTACAACTGCCAACTACCATGTCATCCCACATGATGGGAAATGGGCCGTGAAATCGGAAGGACAGTCGGATGTGCGGTATATAGCCGACACCAAAGATGAAGCAGTCAAGAAGGCGCAGGTATTGGCCACAGATCATAACAACAGCGCTATAATCCACAGACGTGACGGAACTATAGAATCCTCACATAATTATTCATAATTTGTAGCAACCTAACTTGGTAAATTTGGAAGGAGCGCAAACGACATGAGTACATCCCAATTAAAAGAAGAAAAGTTACCTCCCCAACATCAGGAACGTCAACCCGGTCTTCAAAGTGAGATGACACCCAAACCGGACGCAATCTCTGAACAATATAAAGGCAGCGGTAAACTTCTGGGTAAAGCAGCCATCATTACTGGCGGTGACAGCGGAATCGGACGTTCGGCCGCGGTATGCTATGCTGCGGAAGGCGCCGATGTGGCCATTGTTTACCTGGACGAACACGGTGATGCCGAAGAAACCAAGAAGCTTATTGAAGCGGAAGGTCGGAAGTGTCTTCTGATTCCCGGCGATATCGGTGATGAGAAGTTCTGCCAGGAAGCCGTCAAGAAAACGGTTGATGCGTTCGGCAAGCTGGATATTCTGGTCAACAACGCGGCCGAGCAACATCCTCAGAAGAGCATTGCGGATATCACACAGGAACAATTGGAGCGTACATTCCGTACCAATATATTCTCTTTCTTCTATATGACAAAGGCGGCTTTGCCTCATCTGAAGAAGGGATCCAGCATCATCAATACAGCTTCCATCACGGCCTATAAAGGAAGTCCGCAACTTCTGGACTATTCTTCCACAAAGGGCGCGATCGTCGCGTTTACACGTTCCTTGTCCGGGTCGCTTATTGAACAAGGTATCCGGGTAAACGGGGTTGCTCCGGGTCCAATCTGGACTCCTCTGATTCCTTCTACTTTTGATGAGGAGAAAGTAGCTGAATTCGGTACTACAACGCCGATGAAGCGCGTAGGTCGTCCTGAAGAACTGGGACCTGCATACGTATTCCTGGCTTCGGAAGATTCATCCTATATGGCCGGTCAGATTCTGCATATTAACGGCGGCGAAGTCGTTAACGGATAAATTTCATGTTTGCATAGAAAAGCCATCATCCCAATTAAGGGTTGATGGCTTTTCTAATGTGGTACTATTTCAATGCAGGCAACCAACCGCCATGTGCTTCAATGAGCTCGTCGCACATCGAGACGATATCGTCCATCGACAACTCAGCTGCCGTATGCGGATCAAGCATAGCCGCATGATAGACGTGATCTCTCTTCCCTGTAATGGCCGCTTCAATCGTTAGCAATTGGGTGTTAATGTTCGTACGGTTCAGCGCTGCGCATTGCGGAGGCA
Protein-coding sequences here:
- a CDS encoding SDR family oxidoreductase; amino-acid sequence: MSTSQLKEEKLPPQHQERQPGLQSEMTPKPDAISEQYKGSGKLLGKAAIITGGDSGIGRSAAVCYAAEGADVAIVYLDEHGDAEETKKLIEAEGRKCLLIPGDIGDEKFCQEAVKKTVDAFGKLDILVNNAAEQHPQKSIADITQEQLERTFRTNIFSFFYMTKAALPHLKKGSSIINTASITAYKGSPQLLDYSSTKGAIVAFTRSLSGSLIEQGIRVNGVAPGPIWTPLIPSTFDEEKVAEFGTTTPMKRVGRPEELGPAYVFLASEDSSYMAGQILHINGGEVVNG
- a CDS encoding DUF2188 domain-containing protein, which gives rise to MPWMKGKFPESMKNLDPRVRNKAVEIANALLEDGSEEGRAIAIATAQAKKWNEDHPLHEISSHSQQNRTTANYHVIPHDGKWAVKSEGQSDVRYIADTKDEAVKKAQVLATDHNNSAIIHRRDGTIESSHNYS